In Plasmodium brasilianum strain Bolivian I chromosome 12, whole genome shotgun sequence, the genomic window tcaaataatatgcaacatgaaaaaaatatttataaatatattttttttgttttaagaTATGTTTagattaaataaatgatacaGAAGTtcctttttgtaaatatttgtgttggtaaatatattataagcacatatacatatatacatatataaatgtgtatacatgtatatatatatgtatatataaactcaCCTCATTAGAAAAAGAattgtcattttttatatgataagCAGCTTTTAAAAGATAACTTTATTTAATCGTATTTCAAAGTAAGCATACTTAAATTTCCCTTCACAATTTTTCTTAACAAAAGAAATCAAAAGTTCCATAAAGGATGGCCGGTGGGGGAGCATTAAATAACTTGTTTCCAGGATACAAGGATAAAATATGGCTAAAGCTTCCTTACCAAGTACGAAAGAATAATTGCTCGGCGCACGTACCTGCGCATAAGGAAGTCTATGCATGAGTACAAATTTATCTTAACACGTGTGCATGTTTAttagttatataaatacatatatacgtaaacccatatatatatacacccatacatatatatacctcCATATgagtacatataaaaaaagttaaaattttatataccaaattaaaaaaaaaagaaaaagaaaaatgtatcCTTTTTCCGCAAAGTTGCAATATGTTATCTCACCACTTTTACTTGATATGTGCtttaccttttttaattgatttttatttttatttttttttttttaatataaaatttacatttgaaattgtatttttatatttgcattCCTCCTGTATTCAGCTTCGAGtctatttaataaattcatgGAATAAggaatttgaaaaaaacatgttaaaagcaaaaataaaaaataacagaataaaaaatttgaattattatatactgGATAGATTTAAGCCAAAtgataattacaaaaatagtCATACAGATTATAAAAGACAGATATGTAGAGGAACGTTAGAAGAAGGGTGTGATTTTTATTTGCCTGATAGAAAAAATCAGGATAGattaaaaaatcatttagAACCATAtacaaatgaagaaaatgaagaaagaaaaaaatataaatatttaaatttaaaatattatatattatttgccTTGGGTTTTTCTATagtacataataatatacaatcAAGACCAGTTGCTTGGTGTATGGACTCAGAACCACCACATACCCCTCATTATCCATTTTGGTTTAAGTCCATTTTTCATTCTCATGATATACCAAGTGTAAGGAGGGGGTTTGAAGTCTATAGACAAATATGTGCAACTTGTCATTCGATGGAACAATTACAGTTTCGTAGTTTAGTTAATGAAGTATATCCTGAAAAACGAGTAAAACAAATAGCAGCATCTTATGATATAGAAGATGGTCCAGATGACAAAGGGGAGATGTTTACAAGGCCAGGTGTATTAACAGATTCATTTCCAAAACCATATCCAAATGAAGAAGCAGCAAGATATGCAAATGGTGGTGCAGCACCACCAGATTTGTCAGTTATAACTTCAGCAAGACATAATGGACCAgactatattttttcattattaactTGTTATCGTGATCCTCCAGAGGGCGTAGTACTAAGACCtggtttatattataatacttACTTTGCTGGTGGATCTATATCCATGCCTCCACCCCTTCAAGATGATATGATTGAATATGAAGATGGAACACCGTGTAATGTTTCTCAGATGGCAAAAGATGTTGTAAACTTCTTAACATGGGCAGCTGAACCAACACATGATGAAAGAAAACTAACGGGTCTCAAATTAGTAAGTGGTGCTTTTGTTGCAATGGTACTAATGACTGTATGGCAGAGATTTTTCTGGACTATTTATGCTACTAGAAGAATTGATTtcggaaaaataaaatatttataatgtacATTAGTTTtggaaaattaaaacatagaAGCTGTTGATTCAAcggtcttttttttttttttttttaccatctCATTTGACGgtataaatgtgtatatgtatgtgtaattatattatgtatattttcgTAAGCATACAGAAACAAGTCGATATACGGGTTAcaaagaaagagaaaaattattatacatataaacatacatatatatgtatgccattttgctatttttacaGTAAAATCATAATCTTTAATTATACCTATTATATAATTGCATTTCATTAATTGTACACAGCGAACGTTTTTGTACTTTTATGGAgcacattttattaaatatatggaaGTTGTAACCTAGggttttacaaaattaatgagcattaaaaaaatatttgatattGTAGTTGTTGCAATTTAATGTtcttgttcctttttttcaggCACAATTcttgcaaatttttttttttttttatttttaatttgaagtttattttttcatattttaatataattctttttttttccctttttttttttatattaaaacattttcgGTACAAATGGTacgaaaattttttgttttgttaatttatttttttcctcgttattttacattatttatgcTACTGTaatattccattttattttatatttttttttaagttttaaaGCTAcacctttttttattctctatAAACGGCACAAACTCAAAtctgaaaaatgaaaattatgcTTTGCATGgtagtatataatatataatttttcaacaaaaaaattgattGCGTAGAGAATGCTATTGCATTGGCGAAGCCCCTTGTAGGATGCTGGGAGTGTATCtatttgtgtatatgcatatatgtttatgaaTGTGTTAATTTGACATTTTTGGAAACATTACCAACTTTGCaaagaatgaaaattataGGTATATCCTTTTCTACCACGTCATTCTTTTCAGAACGTAGTCTAAGTTACACACGTATATGGTCAcctatgtttttttttttctttttttgctgaaaaaaaaaatgttttagtATGTTCCGCAGATTCGTACTATGCAATTTctaatatgtacatttattattttaaatattaaaatagaaaTGGATAGATTAATTTATATGCTCGCCTGTTCTAATGTAATGCATTTTTACTTACAACTTTTATGTAGTACAATATTATTGTTGTAAATTATACTAATAAAAGTTGTTTCAATAAGGGgttttactatatattatattgcaaaattcattttttcctttattgtTCAAATGATAGGGAATAGTTCTTATGCTTTACTTTGTACATACTATAAAGGCTTCCATGCATCATTTATATAGTGTACTTAATTATTAATGTTCCTTGTacattaaaatgaaaacttaatatttattttctccttaaaatatgtttaatttttacctTAACTTTGTGAAGATGTTGAAAGTAAAATAacgtttttcttttatttaattttatttatttttacttggttttatttatttttactcggttttatttatttttacttggttttatttatttttacttggttttatttatttttacttggttatatttatttttacttttgtttacttatttttacttagttttatttaattatacttatttttacttaattatatttaattttcctttatatattttttttttttttttttgtagataCATGAAGTAAAACGAATAAtaggaaaattatatttattaaaaatgaacaactaaaatgataaatgatATGTGTAAGtagaagatgaaaaaaaaaaaaaaaaaaaaaaaaaaaaaaaaatcatgaCAAGAATAAAAGAAGTAATAATACACAAAAAGCTTTAGATTAATAATAACTTAAAAATGgactaattaaaaataaggatTTATCAAATTAAATTCGTAGAACTGTGTAAGGGACAGagtgtaaaataaaaatgtcaTTATGAATTAGGCAAAATAAGAATTACAAAGAGTTAAATAGCATTAGAAAGGagcaaaaaaatgaaaaaaattaaaataagataaaataaataattaaataaataataataatgcgGATGTTGAAAATTGGACAACATACATTACCAATCGTTTGCATATGCCCTAGaggatattaaaaatgtactgACGGACATATACCaacgtatgtgtatgtataggTATGCATTGTAAATGTATACTCACTTATATGCATTTTCTTGCTTACATCTTCGTGGTTTGCATATACGCAGATACTACACATAGTCGGGAAATTGCTCTTTTCGAGCACAAATAGAACGGAATGTGTAAAAGGAACAATAAAGAGAATATATGATCATAAATACACACAAGGCTATACATACTAAAAACATCTGTCCATtcgaaaataaaacaaaacttttaaaatgttcataAGTTCTTTTGTTTAGTAATACCCAATAAAAATCGTTAAAGTCATTTCTTTTGTATGAATTGTATACTTTTGATCCTTCATTAAAATCTTCAATTAAGATATATCCAATtaataagcaaaaaaaaaacaaaaatacaaatataaatccCATAAAAAACTTAAATATGCGTTCACAAAAGCATTGGGAAAATATCAGAAGGAATATTAATATCAAACTGAAGACATATAATACTAGCCCAACAATCGAAAAGAAATGGATTCCGCTGCAAACGAATATGCACGCCAGGGTTATTAAGTAGGACATCATGGGAGCGTAACTAAAAAGGCGAAGAAGTTATATGCAGGTGTGTGTGTGATCGTATGTGCGTACTCATGTATGTATCTGTCTATGTACTCAATCGTGTATTTGGGTACATGCGAAGAAACAAATAAAGTAGTAATAAGCAAATGAGTGAAGCCCTTAATAAAGGACAAAGTAAAATGCTTACATTAAGGTGATTGACATTGAACTTTTTGTTGTTAAGGTTGCCCCCTTGTGAATGTAAATAAAAGACATGAGCAACAATACAGatgataaaataagtatattcctttttttcatatcatCTATGTATTCATCCAATTTTgcatttctcttttttgtcCGTAcgagttttattttttgtattgaatctaagtatatttttattacttcatTATCATGTTTTACTAATTCATATTGTAAAGAGTTGAATACAGacttattataataattaaaaaatttctgAAATATGtctgtaaaattttttattttttccgaATTCGTTATAAAGGCAACAGAGTCGTTTtccataaatttataaaaattatcatatatatcaaaattaagacgaatattttttattttttcatataattctAATATGGTATTTTCAACCATAGTTTTATTAACGCTATGCTCAGAagcttttatattattaaacattttcattaaatcTTCTCTTGTtaaactttttaataaaatatcttttttcgTTTCAAGAAATGATTGACGATCCTTTATCATTTCTAATACTTTACTTGCATCAAATACAGACTTAGCACTACTATCAATTACTGCACCTTCTGTTTTCATTTGACGTACAAACTCGGCTTGTATAACAGTAGCATCTCCACcatcatttaaattatttattttatttaaaagcaTATAATCTGGGTGAAATTTTAGTGCATCCATTATACCTATAATTTTCAAAGAAATGTTTTTGCTTATTGATGTAGTATAAACTCcagaagaaattaaaaataaggagACGATAAAAGAGCTTAAATAAATAGGTCGTAAAAGAcccttatatataaaatgccCTAATACAGAAAGTAATAACAAAACTGCCGCAcctattaaattatatatgcttaaataataaatcattttatattctccatctggtatatttttattaaatatatttagtttATCTTCATtcataaaatgtaataaaaatatcgaGGAGCAGAATATTAAGCTCACCCCTTTGGACCATGTTCCTATAGCTGTATTTTCAACTCCCCCTTTTTCCGTATGATTACATAAAATGCACATTTTCACGAAAAATAAGTCAAATATGAaatcaaaagaaaataataataataataataataaatacaaaattaacCGCAATTCCGCAAATCTGATAGGTGGGTGTATGTGTGTGCTTATAAGTATTCagatatacttatatatatatatatatatatatatatatatatatgtaatgcacgtttatatacatatataaatatatacatatatttctaCATTTAAGCTATACTCTTCTTGGTTATCTTTTCTTCATATTATACTTATCTTTTCCTATTCACTCTATACATCATTTAAACATTATTACTCTCCTTCTACCATTTACCTCTTAATTTCTTATGTCCACtttcttctattttgttcttttctaaatttttttttttttttttttttttgcgttaAACATGATTTGTGTGCCTCTAAGGGTACTTTTTCGTGCTTGCATATTATTGTGTGCTCCTTCTTCTTCTATATGAAGTACTCTTACGGGTGTTTGaagtatatgcatattcatatatatatattatacttacgtatgtatgtatttatatgcatacttGTATATGTGCACTTTTGCTACTTATATAAGCATCGattttgcaaaaattttTCGCGTCATTTGTGGAATTCTCTTAaaagacaaaataaaaaaaatattcattatatatttttttttttttttttaaattatgttattatgaaaaccatgaactaaaaatatactaaaaagatgagtagaaaaaaaaaaaaaaaaaataaaagagtaaaagtaaaagcaaaaacaaagagaaaacaaaaaaatgaggacataaaataacgaaattatttttcatggataaaaaaaaaatatttacgtaaaaaacaaacacgtaaaagaaatagaaaatgaCAAATATAGCTGTAAAATAGAAAAGGGATTAAATGAGAGTATAATTTATAGTTAGAAAAATGGACATACACGTTGACAAACATTTTACATACattacgcatatatatatgtatatatttttattatatttttacattttgttATGTAATATTTGAACATTCCTTTATTTGACGCTCGAGGAAAACTAATACATATTTGCACAGATAAATTTTATAGACGTCTCTTAAATATCGATTTGATCTTTTAATACTTATCTATAACacattatatgtaaatagaaaataaaaatgtataattaaagaattaaaaaatttaattaatgaattttttatttattattttattttattttatttagacaattaattttctttttaaaatatttattttaggTTGTCTacgatatatttttagaaaatacaattacacaaatataaatagcaCAAGAGAACAAAAATGGACcgtatatttcattattttgttaattatttttgttacacttttatttaattatttaattatttaattattttatttttttatttatttactaatttgtttattgtttcatttgttatttcattttttaaataaaaaaaaatgcactaattttgtaattttttatagtacctcgagaaattataaaatggtttcaatatttaaatttaccatactcttttaaaaatataaaaaatgctaGTAATGGGATAATCATTtcagaaataataaatacatacataccccaagtattttcctttttttttttttttttattttcttattatatatttacttattttaataaatttatattgcAATTCTTTAACTATAATATTGttctaaaatttttgttttttttaaatatttcaaaaaagtatgtatatttattttttttaaaagagtaTTAATATGAATAGTTTGGAAAATGGTTTTAgcaaggaaataaaaaaaaaaaattggcaAATCATAAAAAGAACATTACGAAGTTTAAACATTTCTTTCGATGAAACATCTATAATTAATTCGgacaaaagtaaaaaaatagaatcaATATTGTAAATGAGCCAGAacaggaaaaggaaaaaaaaaaatgcttatatacttatatatatatatgtatacatatacatgtgtatgcaGTTTATATGCAGTAAGTATGAAGTGtgtatacaatatatatgcaatatgTACACATTAGATATGTagtttgtatgtattatgtatgaaGTTATgtgcgtgtatatatacgccTATGCACACAACATGAACGTTTGTATTCCTCCTTTTCTGCAATTTCAGATGCTATAATAAATCTATTCATTCAATTATacgaatattttaatgaaaataaaagtaaaaatgagTCCTATTgtataaaagaagaaaataatgaattgaATGTCCCTTCTTTTGCTAGATCTACAATAACACAGAAAGTTCGGTGAGCGTGTTGTTAATCAttcgcaaaaaaaaaaaagtgtatattatttttagtgcaatatatatatatatatatgtatgcacttATGTATGAGcattcatacatattatactgtaatatgcatatgtgcTCGTACGTTTCATAGAGAGAGTAATGTCCACGACATAGtagatgaagaaaaaaaaatgatgagtACCTACGAAATAATTAAAAGGGAAGAATatgtaacatataaatacatgtattcACTATAttgtatgtacacatatgtattatatagaTAGACAGATAAATGCGCATTTGCTTATTCATCCTCTTCTCTAACTAAAATTAGTATATATCTTATTAAAATTGTGACATGTTTTGTTAGCATAATGCAATGATAAAAGAGAAGGGAAaagaggaaaaggaaaataaaaacaaaagaaaatgtaaaaacaaGAAACCTGGTTTAAATGAAACATCTTTGTTTTACGAGCTTGAAAAAAGTAGCAGCATAATAACTATAAATGATACTAGCAATTATGAGGATTATACAGACATTAAAACcgtaattttaaaacaaagccgcataaatttatatatatatatatattcatgaatttatatatatatatatatatatatacatatttgtggGTACATTAAATGGATAAAATATAGACATATTAACAGGGAAATGtacgaacaaaaaaaatcattaatTGATGCACAACttaacttttaaaatttgtttacaTTATCTTgattatacttaaaaatgaGCCCGCCAATTAATAGGAAAAGtagtttttattaaatttgcTTAAATAGTCGAAATCTCATTTAATCATTTTAAGAATTCGACGAAAGTATAATTTActcattaataaatataaaattaacaaaaaatgtataccCCTTATTACGTACACATTTATTTCAGCTTGATTCCTTTGTCaaggataaaaataactTAACGTCCTTATCATTCATGAAGTAatgggggaaaaaaatagcaacaagaaatataattaaagtagttcatatatgtatatatatatatatatattaatgcgAACATTACTAATGCAAAGGGAAAAGTACTGATCAGCTTCTTAGCGTATTCccattttgttttcttttctatGTACTTAATcagaaatgaaaaagaattaaacgAAAATGAAAGGCAAAagattcttaaaaaaaattttgaaggttgtgaacatttaaaaattgttgATATATAACaacttaatatataaagcatgatatacttattaataattcgtattggtactttttttttttttttaaagaagaaaatatagaagacattatatataatgttttgtCAGAAAACGTATCTAATTATACGattgaaaaagaatataagaatgaattaataaaaaccaCTAAAAAgatgtataaattttatcaCATGTCGAATTTCGAACTGTATGATgatgaaaatacaaataatttatatgaaacaTTTTATGCCTTATGCTcctcaaaaaaatatggtaCCCACGAAGAATTGCTATATGcaagtgtacatatataaaagatatgtgtatgtatatatatacatgtgtatgtatatatatataaatgtaaataggTAAAGTTAAAACTTTCCCAATAATGTTTTCTTTCCTCTTTAGAattattaagtaaaatattagatcaattaaaagattttaatg contains:
- a CDS encoding hypothetical protein (conserved Plasmodium protein), producing MCILCNHTEKGGVENTAIGTWSKGVSLIFCSSIFLLHFMNEDKLNIFNKNIPDGEYKMIYYLSIYNLIGAAVLLLLSVLGHFIYKGLLRPIYLSSFIVSLFLISSGVYTTSISKNISLKIIGIMDALKFHPDYMLLNKINNLNDGGDATVIQAEFVRQMKTEGAVIDSSAKSVFDASKVLEMIKDRQSFLETKKDILLKSLTREDLMKMFNNIKASEHSVNKTMVENTILELYEKIKNIRLNFDIYDNFYKFMENDSVAFITNSEKIKNFTDIFQKFFNYYNKSVFNSLQYELVKHDNEVIKIYLDSIQKIKLVRTKKRNAKLDEYIDDMKKRNILILSSVLLLMSFIYIHKGATLTTKSSMSITLM
- a CDS encoding cytochrome c1, with protein sequence MAGGGALNNLFPGYKDKIWLKLPYQLRVYLINSWNKEFEKNMLKAKIKNNRIKNLNYYILDRFKPNDNYKNSHTDYKRQICRGTLEEGCDFYLPDRKNQDRLKNHLEPYTNEENEERKKYKYLNLKYYILFALGFSIVHNNIQSRPVAWCMDSEPPHTPHYPFWFKSIFHSHDIPSVRRGFEVYRQICATCHSMEQLQFRSLVNEVYPEKRVKQIAASYDIEDGPDDKGEMFTRPGVLTDSFPKPYPNEEAARYANGGAAPPDLSVITSARHNGPDYIFSLLTCYRDPPEGVVLRPGLYYNTYFAGGSISMPPPLQDDMIEYEDGTPCNVSQMAKDVVNFLTWAAEPTHDERKLTGLKLVSGAFVAMVLMTVWQRFFWTIYATRRIDFGKIKYL